From the genome of Sylvia atricapilla isolate bSylAtr1 chromosome 26, bSylAtr1.pri, whole genome shotgun sequence, one region includes:
- the ARID3A gene encoding AT-rich interactive domain-containing protein 3A isoform X2 — protein sequence MKLQAVMENLQRQQRARLQQALEARQQEQQQPSLRSTSPPAQPLQPPGLPPASTPARGRGQDPAPAPSEEGAEPESAHIQRAQMAALAAMRAAAAGLSHSPSPGLSDESQASEEEEEEERGEEEEDGGGYQQEMGSEEEEDLKGKWDEDDFEEDLGEEEEEEEEEEEEEDYEEEEDMGEEGLSSAEAVRAGAGSLLLRKPPAPQHYRGEPPRLPGGQDRLPPGLGHTQPPPPAPDHGDWTYEEQFKQLYELDGDPRRKEFLDDLFSFMQKRGTPVNRIPIMAKQVLDLYMLYTLVTEKGGLVEVINKKLWREITKGLSLPTSITSAAFTLRTQYMKYLYPYECEKRGLSNPNELQAAIDSNRREGRRQGFGSSLFAYSPGGTHGLLSSPKLPVPALGLASATNGGAITPGKKIKKEEDSPIPISMPSRLPVSLAGHPVVAAQAAAVQVAAAAQAAALEQLREKLESGEPPEKKLALVTDEQQRLMQRALQQNLLAMTAQLPMSIRINSQGTRSPENRPDAAAASSNGTNSISMSVEINGIVYTGVLFAQTPGPSSSSSSSSSSAYSKGNGSSSRSSGGSGVGSGGGGAGNVPPAPAGLAVPPSSTSNSASP from the exons ATGAagctgcaggcagtgatggAGAACCTGCAGCGGCAGCAGCGCGCACGGCTGCAGCAGGCGCTGGAAGcgaggcagcaggagcagcagcagccgtCACTGCGCTCCACATCTCCCCCAGCGCAGCCCTTGcagcccccggggctgccccctgccagcaccccagcccggggccgtgggcaggatccagccccGGCGCCCTCGGAGGAGGGAGCGGAGCCTGAGAGCGCGCACATCCAGCGGGCACAGAtggctgccctggctgccaTGCGGGCGGCCGCTGCCGGCCTCAGCCACTCGCCCAGCCCGGGGCTGTCGGATGAGAGCCAGGCCTccgaggaggaggaagaggaggagcgcggcgaggaggaggaagatggtGGCGGGTACCAGCAGGAGATGGGctccgaggaggaggaggacct CAAGGGTAAATGGGATGAAGATGACTTTGAAGAGGACCTgggtgaggaggaagaggaagaagaagaggaggaggaggaggaagactACGAGGAAGAAGAAGACATGGGAGAGGaagggctcagctcagcagaggcGGTGCGGGCGGGTGCGGGATCCCTGCTGCTCCGCAAGCCCCCAGCACCCCAGCACTACCGTGGGGAGCCACCACGGCTGCCAGGGGGACAGGATCGGCTGCCCCCCGGCCTGGGCCACACTCAGCCCCCGCCACCAGCACCAGACCATGGCGACTGGACCTATGAGGAGCAGTTCAAGCAG CTGTATGAGCTGGATGGTGACCCCAGGAGGAAGGAGTTCCTGGATGACCTCTTCAGCTTCATGCAGAAGCGAG GGACCCCCGTGAACCGGATCCCCATCATGGCCAAGCAGGTGCTGGACCTGTACATGCTGTACACCCTGGTGACCGAGAAGGGGGGTCTGGTGGAGGTCATCAACAAGAAGCTGTGGCGGGAGATCACCaaggggctgagcctgcccACCTCCATCACCAGCGCGGCCTTCACCCTGCGCACCCA GTACATGAAGTACCTGTACCCCTATGAGTGTGAGAAGCGTGGGCTGAGCAACCCCAACGAGCTGCAGGCGGCCATCGACAGCAACCGGCGGGAGGGCCGTCGGCAGGGCTTCGGCAGCTCCCTCTTTGCCTACTCGCCCGGCGGCACCCACGGCCTCCTCTCCTCGCCCAAGCTGCCAGTGCCGGCGCTGGGGCTGGCGTCTGCCACCAACGGCGGGGCCATCACGCCGGGCAAGAAGATCAAGAAAG AGGAGGACTctcccatccccatctccatgCCCAGCCGGCTCCCGGTCTCGCTGGCCGGGCACCCGGTGGTGGCGGCGCAGGCGGCCGCGGTGCAGGTGGCAGCAGCCGCCCAGGCCGCGGCGCTGGAGCAGCTGCGGGAGAAGCTGGAGTCGGGGGAGCCCCCGGAGAAGAAGCTGGCGCTGGTGACGGACGAGCAGCAGCGGCTGATGCAGCGGGCGCTGCAGCAGAACCTCCTGGCCATGACGGCCCAGCTGCCCATGAGCATCCGCATCAACAGCCAGGGCACGCGCTCGCCAG AGAACCGCCCGGACGCCGCTGCCGCCAGCAGCAACGGCACCAACAGCATCAGCATGTCAGTGGAGATCAACGGGATCGTCTACACAG GTGTGCTGTTCGCCCAGACGCCCggcccttcctcctcctcttcctcgtcctcctcctctgcctaCAGCAAAGGCAACGGCAGCAGCAGCCggagcagcggcggcagcggggtGGGGAGCGGCGGTGGCGGCGCTGGGAACGTGCCCCCCGCCCCAGCCGGCCTGGCCGTGCCCCCCAGCTCTACCTCCAACAGCGCTTCGCCTTAA
- the ARID3A gene encoding AT-rich interactive domain-containing protein 3A isoform X1 yields MKLQAVMENLQRQQRARLQQALEARQQEQQQPSLRSTSPPAQPLQPPGLPPASTPARGRGQDPAPAPSEEGAEPESAHIQRAQMAALAAMRAAAAGLSHSPSPGLSDESQASEEEEEEERGEEEEDGGGYQQEMGSEEEEDLKGKWDEDDFEEDLGEEEEEEEEEEEEEDYEEEEDMGEEGLSSAEAVRAGAGSLLLRKPPAPQHYRGEPPRLPGGQDRLPPGLGHTQPPPPAPDHGDWTYEEQFKQLYELDGDPRRKEFLDDLFSFMQKRGTPVNRIPIMAKQVLDLYMLYTLVTEKGGLVEVINKKLWREITKGLSLPTSITSAAFTLRTQYMKYLYPYECEKRGLSNPNELQAAIDSNRREGRRQGFGSSLFAYSPGGTHGLLSSPKLPVPALGLASATNGGAITPGKKIKKEEDSPIPISMPSRLPVSLAGHPVVAAQAAAVQVAAAAQAAALEQLREKLESGEPPEKKLALVTDEQQRLMQRALQQNLLAMTAQLPMSIRINSQGTRSPGQCRPRPPAPAELPAPAGSVTRLSPAENRPDAAAASSNGTNSISMSVEINGIVYTGVLFAQTPGPSSSSSSSSSSAYSKGNGSSSRSSGGSGVGSGGGGAGNVPPAPAGLAVPPSSTSNSASP; encoded by the exons ATGAagctgcaggcagtgatggAGAACCTGCAGCGGCAGCAGCGCGCACGGCTGCAGCAGGCGCTGGAAGcgaggcagcaggagcagcagcagccgtCACTGCGCTCCACATCTCCCCCAGCGCAGCCCTTGcagcccccggggctgccccctgccagcaccccagcccggggccgtgggcaggatccagccccGGCGCCCTCGGAGGAGGGAGCGGAGCCTGAGAGCGCGCACATCCAGCGGGCACAGAtggctgccctggctgccaTGCGGGCGGCCGCTGCCGGCCTCAGCCACTCGCCCAGCCCGGGGCTGTCGGATGAGAGCCAGGCCTccgaggaggaggaagaggaggagcgcggcgaggaggaggaagatggtGGCGGGTACCAGCAGGAGATGGGctccgaggaggaggaggacct CAAGGGTAAATGGGATGAAGATGACTTTGAAGAGGACCTgggtgaggaggaagaggaagaagaagaggaggaggaggaggaagactACGAGGAAGAAGAAGACATGGGAGAGGaagggctcagctcagcagaggcGGTGCGGGCGGGTGCGGGATCCCTGCTGCTCCGCAAGCCCCCAGCACCCCAGCACTACCGTGGGGAGCCACCACGGCTGCCAGGGGGACAGGATCGGCTGCCCCCCGGCCTGGGCCACACTCAGCCCCCGCCACCAGCACCAGACCATGGCGACTGGACCTATGAGGAGCAGTTCAAGCAG CTGTATGAGCTGGATGGTGACCCCAGGAGGAAGGAGTTCCTGGATGACCTCTTCAGCTTCATGCAGAAGCGAG GGACCCCCGTGAACCGGATCCCCATCATGGCCAAGCAGGTGCTGGACCTGTACATGCTGTACACCCTGGTGACCGAGAAGGGGGGTCTGGTGGAGGTCATCAACAAGAAGCTGTGGCGGGAGATCACCaaggggctgagcctgcccACCTCCATCACCAGCGCGGCCTTCACCCTGCGCACCCA GTACATGAAGTACCTGTACCCCTATGAGTGTGAGAAGCGTGGGCTGAGCAACCCCAACGAGCTGCAGGCGGCCATCGACAGCAACCGGCGGGAGGGCCGTCGGCAGGGCTTCGGCAGCTCCCTCTTTGCCTACTCGCCCGGCGGCACCCACGGCCTCCTCTCCTCGCCCAAGCTGCCAGTGCCGGCGCTGGGGCTGGCGTCTGCCACCAACGGCGGGGCCATCACGCCGGGCAAGAAGATCAAGAAAG AGGAGGACTctcccatccccatctccatgCCCAGCCGGCTCCCGGTCTCGCTGGCCGGGCACCCGGTGGTGGCGGCGCAGGCGGCCGCGGTGCAGGTGGCAGCAGCCGCCCAGGCCGCGGCGCTGGAGCAGCTGCGGGAGAAGCTGGAGTCGGGGGAGCCCCCGGAGAAGAAGCTGGCGCTGGTGACGGACGAGCAGCAGCGGCTGATGCAGCGGGCGCTGCAGCAGAACCTCCTGGCCATGACGGCCCAGCTGCCCATGAGCATCCGCATCAACAGCCAGGGCACGCGCTCGCCAGGTCAGtgccggccccggccgcccgccccggccgagctcccggccccggcgggcTCCGTAACGCGGCTCTCCCCGGCAGAGAACCGCCCGGACGCCGCTGCCGCCAGCAGCAACGGCACCAACAGCATCAGCATGTCAGTGGAGATCAACGGGATCGTCTACACAG GTGTGCTGTTCGCCCAGACGCCCggcccttcctcctcctcttcctcgtcctcctcctctgcctaCAGCAAAGGCAACGGCAGCAGCAGCCggagcagcggcggcagcggggtGGGGAGCGGCGGTGGCGGCGCTGGGAACGTGCCCCCCGCCCCAGCCGGCCTGGCCGTGCCCCCCAGCTCTACCTCCAACAGCGCTTCGCCTTAA
- the WDR18 gene encoding WD repeat-containing protein 18 yields the protein MAAPMEVALVSDAAGPLCNCSVWELHSGSALPGYRGGNSGPRGLALLGGEHLLGAQLGKSYINVWELQRKDQLQQKIICPGPVTCLTASPNGLYILAGVAESIYLWEVSNGNLLAILNRHYQDLTCLCFTDDSSHFLSGAKDCLALVWNLYNVLQAEPSQIPDPRHVWSRHSLPITDLCCGFGGPLARAATASLDQTAKLWEISSGELLLSVLFDVGIMAVTLDLSEYHMFCGGMDGSIFQVDLCAWPVQRDRTFQTERENGKIFKGHRNQVTCLSVSTDGSLLLSGSHDETVRLWDIQSKQCLKTMNHKGPVTNAFIVLAPANMFNPDGKPSVPLPKFSRHLHGTESSDEPGTEGVTLRLGLHQQEPGQSYLEKAERMYSQMHSTREKNLMGDHEHLTIQVSELEEEVSNLRKINKDLFDFSTRIITKPAK from the exons ATGGCGGCGCCCATGGAGGTGGCGCTGGTGTCGGACGCTGCGGGGCCGCTCTGCAACTGCTCGGTCTGGGAGCTGCACTCAGGCTCGGCCCTGCCCGGCTACCGCGGCGGTAACAGTGGCCCGCGCGGGCTGGCGCTGCTGGGCGGCGAGCACCTGCTGGGGGCCCAGCTCGGGAAGAGCTACATCAACGTCTGGGAGCTCCAGAGGAAG gatcagctgcagcagaaaatcaTCTGTCCCGGGCCTGTGACCTGCCTGACAGCCTCTCCCAACGGGCTCTACATCCTGGCCGGGGTTGCTGAGAGCATCTACCTGTGGGAG GTGTCCAACGGGAACCTCCTCGCCATCCTGAACCGACACTACCAGGACCTCACGTGCCTCTGCTTCACTGATGACAGCAGCCACTTCCTCTCAGGGGCCAAGGACTGCCTGGCCCTGGTGTGGAACCTCTACAA CGTGTTGCAGGCAGAGCCCTCCCAGATCCCTGACCCTCGGCACGTCTGGTCCCGGCACAGCCTCCCCATCACCGACCTGTGCTGCGGCTTTGGAGGGCCCCTGGCACGGGCTGCCACCGCCTCCCTCGACCAGACAGCCAAG CTCTGGGAAATCTCGTCTGGggagctcctgctctctgtgctctttGACGTGGGGATCATGGCTGTGACTCTGGACCTCTCTGAGTACCACATGTTCTGCGGGGGCATGGACGGGTCCATCTTCCAGGTCGACCTCTGCGCCTGG CCGGTTCAGAGAGACCGGACCTTCCAGACAGAGCGGGAGAACGGGAAGATCTTTAAAGGGCACAG GAACCAGGTGACGTGTCTGTCAGTCTCCACAGATGGCAGCCTCCTGCTCTCAGGCTCTCACGATGAAACTGTCCGGCTGTGGGACATCCAGAGCAAGCAGTGCCTGAAGACGATGAATCACAAAG GTCCAGTGACAAACGCCTTCATCGTGCTGGCCCCTGCCAACATGTTCAACCCCGACGGGAAGCCCAGCGTGCCCCTGCCCAAGTTCAGCAGACACCTGCACGGCACCGAGAGCAGCGACGAGCCGGGCACTGAGGGGGTGACGCTGCGCCTGGGGCTGCACCAGCAG gagcctgggcagagctacctggagaaggcagagaggaTGTACTCGCAGATGCACTCGACGAGGGAAAAG AACCTGATGGGAGACCACGAGCACCTGACGATCCAGGTGAGcgagctggaggaggaggtgagcaACCTCCGGAAAATCAACAAGGACCTCTTTGACTTCTCCACTCGCATCATCACCAAACCAGCCAAGTGA